One genomic segment of uncultured Desulfobacter sp. includes these proteins:
- a CDS encoding CvpA family protein yields MNFFDLCVLIIVGFCLVRGGFKGLVREVSGIVGVVAGFYGANTYYPQLMPYIDSWISSSQLQKLISFFLLFCLILIAVGIVAALIHKLLNIVFLGWVNRAFGVIFGAAKGILITTVLFITVTSFVPNGSDHIAASRTAPYLAQVADALTLFISRNIKTDFSNELEGLRKTWKQ; encoded by the coding sequence ATGAACTTTTTTGACCTTTGCGTATTGATTATTGTGGGGTTTTGCCTTGTTCGGGGGGGCTTTAAGGGTCTGGTCCGGGAAGTTTCCGGTATCGTGGGGGTTGTGGCCGGTTTCTACGGGGCCAATACATATTATCCCCAGTTGATGCCTTATATTGATTCATGGATTTCATCATCACAGCTTCAAAAGCTTATCAGCTTTTTTCTATTATTTTGTCTGATTCTCATTGCCGTGGGGATTGTGGCCGCCCTGATCCACAAATTGTTGAACATTGTATTTTTGGGCTGGGTGAACAGAGCATTCGGTGTCATCTTCGGTGCAGCTAAAGGCATACTTATCACGACGGTCCTTTTTATAACCGTTACAAGTTTTGTACCCAATGGCAGTGATCATATTGCAGCGTCCCGCACGGCACCCTACCTTGCTCAGGTTGCTGATGCACTTACCCTGTTTATTTCCCGGAACATCAAAACGGATTTCAGTAACGAATTGGAAGGATTAAGAAAAACGTGGAAACAATAA
- a CDS encoding PhoH family protein, translating to MKNLEFQNITLAQKLFGTHNANLEKIARAFDVKINSRGGAISVSGSEKQTNKAIDLINQLYDLVEDKIRLTPAVIDAAINAVKQGGATSLKKIFTTTIVVTAKNKPITPRTPTQLAYTEAIKSNDILFGIGPAGTGKTYLAMAMAVAAFTKGDVEKIILTRPAVEAGEALGFLPGDLAEKINPYLRPLYDALYDMLDFEKARAYIEQETIEIAPIAFMRGRTLNNAFIILDEAQNTTSQQMKMFLTRIGYGSKAIITGDITQTDLPGGKKSGLVEAKKLLARIKGISFIEFSKEDVVRHRLVSDIINAYEKSK from the coding sequence ATGAAAAATCTTGAGTTTCAGAACATTACCCTTGCCCAAAAACTCTTTGGGACACACAATGCCAACCTGGAAAAAATCGCCCGGGCCTTTGATGTTAAAATAAACTCAAGGGGAGGGGCAATTTCAGTCAGTGGTTCAGAAAAACAAACAAATAAGGCCATAGATCTGATCAACCAGCTTTATGACCTTGTGGAAGATAAAATACGGCTGACACCTGCTGTTATAGATGCAGCCATCAATGCGGTTAAACAGGGTGGGGCTACCTCCTTGAAAAAAATTTTTACCACGACAATAGTGGTAACTGCCAAGAACAAGCCCATTACACCCCGAACCCCTACCCAGCTGGCATACACCGAAGCCATAAAATCCAATGACATCCTTTTCGGCATTGGTCCGGCCGGTACCGGTAAAACCTACCTTGCCATGGCCATGGCCGTTGCAGCGTTCACAAAAGGAGATGTAGAAAAAATCATTCTCACCCGTCCTGCAGTGGAAGCAGGAGAGGCATTGGGTTTTCTTCCCGGAGATCTGGCTGAAAAAATAAATCCATATTTGCGGCCTCTGTATGATGCCCTTTATGATATGCTTGATTTTGAGAAAGCCAGGGCCTATATTGAGCAGGAAACTATTGAGATCGCGCCCATTGCATTTATGAGGGGCAGAACCCTAAACAATGCATTTATCATCCTGGACGAGGCCCAGAATACCACCTCCCAGCAAATGAAAATGTTTTTGACCCGGATTGGATACGGTTCAAAGGCCATTATTACGGGTGATATTACACAAACAGACCTGCCCGGAGGGAAGAAATCAGGGTTGGTTGAAGCCAAAAAGCTGCTTGCCCGGATAAAGGGGATCTCATTTATAGAATTTTCAAAGGAAGATGTTGTCAGGCACCGACTGGTGTCCGACATCATAAACGCTTATGAAAAAAGCAAATAA